CGGGGTGGCTAGCCCCACCGCCAGTAGCAGCAGGGTGGCGAGTAGCAGGCGTTTCATAGGCGAAGGGCTGGGGGTGAATGAGGGGGGCAAGCTAGCCAGCCCTTACAGCCTGCGCCAGGCTACTTTGCGGTCGCCGGGACTTTATTTTATAGATGCTTATTCAGGTAAAATATTGAAATTAAGTGAATTGGGCTTTGCTTCATAAGATTTTAATAAGCTACGCCCACGAGTACCTTTGAGGGCGCGGCGCGCTTGCTAATCCCACTTGCTTTGGTGCGCCCGCGCCCAACTCCGCCCTCTATGGACGACCTGCGCCTGACGCTCCAGACCCTGACCCCCGACGACCGCCGCGACCTCGCCCAATTCATGCAGTGGCAGCGCCGCCGCGCCACCGGCCGCCAGGATGTGCGCCTGCTCGAACTGCTGCTGCACCCCAAAGAGTACGACTCCGAGGTGCTCATCAACAAGCTCTACCCCGACGGCCCTAACCCCGTGGCGTACTATGCGTTGCGCAAGCGCCTGTTCAAGCAGCTCACCGATTTCCTGCTGCTGCGCCAGCGCCAGCACGATGCCACGGCCGCCACGCCGGTGCGCGGCCACCTCACCCTAGCCCAGTATTTGTTTGATGCCGGCGTGCCGCGCCTGGCCTGGACCATGCTGCGCAAGGCCGAGAAGCTAGCCCTCGACGCCGAGCAGTACGAACCGCTGAACGCCGTGTATAACGTGCAGATTCAGCACGCCCACTCGCCCCACGCCGAGCCGCTCGACGCCATTATCGAGCGCCGCCACCGCAACAAGAAGGCCGCCGATGAGGAAGAGCGCGCCGGCATTGCCGATGCCCTGCTGCGCCAGCGCCTGCGCCAGGCCCGCCTGCACGGCCGCGGCGCCGTGCCAGTCGATGAGCTGGTGCGCAATGTACTGAAGGAGTACGACTTGCAGGAGGCATTTGCCCGCTCGCCCTCCCTGCTGACCCGGCTGCTGAGCATAGCGCGCCACGCCATGCTGGTGCGTGGCGACTACGTCAACTTCGCCCCTTTCATCGAGCGCTGCTACCGGCTCATGGAGCGCCGCCACGGCTTTGCGCCCGCCCACCGCGGCTACCAGCTGCGGCTGCTATACATGCTGGCGCACGCGCTCTACCGCGCCCGGCGCTTCCCGGAGTCGGTGGCGTACCTGGAGCAGGGGTTAGCGGTGCTGGCGGCCGCGCCCGGCCGGCAGTTTGCCGAAGTAGGGCCGCGCTTTGCGTTTTTGCTAGCGGCCAATTATGCATTTCTCAATCGCAACCGCGATAGCATCAAGCTGTTGGAAGAGGCCCTGAAAGCCAAGCCCGCGCTGCTGCCCGACGACCAGCTCACGGCGCGCCTGCAGCTCACGTTTCATTATTTCGCCGAAGGCAATTTTGCCAAGGCTAGCCAGACGCTCATCAGCCTCGACCGCACCGACCATTGGCTGGAGCAGCATATGGGCCTGGAGTGGCTACTCAACCATAATATTGGCGAACTGCTCATTCAGCTCGAATTAGGGAACCCCGATATGGCCCTCACGCGCCTGCGCGCCATTGCGCGGCGCCTGCACGAGCAGTTCCCGGCCGCCGAGGCCACGGCCGATGCGCCCGCCGTGCCGCCGGGCGGCCCCTACCACGCCGTGGTGCGCTACCTCGAGCTGGTGCACGAGATTATCGACGACCCGGCCGTGGCTACCACGCCGGCCTTTGCGCAGCGCGTAGCTACCATGCCGGCATTTTTATCGCAGGAAAAGGAAGACCTTCAGATAATCAGCTTTTTTGCTTGGCTGCGGGCACGGGTGCTGGGTCGGCCTTACTACGAGGTGTTGCTGCAGGTGGCGCATTAGAGCGGTTCTCAGGTTAGTGTACATGGTATTCGCAGTAGTCAAACCAGTTTTTTGCGTCGTTTGCGGTTATCCACTCGCTAACTGTCTGCATGACTGCCTCCAAGGCCTCGCGGGTGCGGGCTTGAGCGGTACGCAGCTAGGTTTTGAGCTTGCTGAAGGAGAGTTCGACGGGATTAAAGTCGGGCGAATAAGGCGGCAGATACAGTAGGCGGGTCCCGCGGGCTTCGACCACTTCAGCCAGGCCAGCCACTTTATAGGCCGGCAGGTTGTCGAGCACAACCACGTCGCCAGGCACGAGCGTGGGGCCGAGTACTTGGTCGAGGTAGCTGGCAAATACGTCGCCGTTGACGGTCCCACTCACGGTAATGGCCGCTTGCAAGCTGGCCAAGTTCAGGGTGGCTACCGGCGTCACGTTCGGCCCGCCGTGCAGGGGCGCAGATTGATGGGTCCATCGTCCGCCCTCAGCGCGGGCATAGCGGCGGCAGTAGGTCAGGTTGGCGCTGGTTTCGTCCACGAACTTGAAATAGGTGAAATCCTCGACTTGCAAGACCTCGAGTAAGGCCGTTCGCAAGGCCCTCACGCGGGCGGTGTTACGCTCGGCGGCGTGAACGCTCTTTTTTTCGCCGTCAGACCAGTGCCTGCACCGCCCGGCCCAGCGTGGCCAAGCTCACGGCCGGGCCGCCCAGCGCGGCCTGAGGTGGTCTAGACAAGGCGGACAGAAGAAGGACGTATATTTCTTCTGTTATGGCAGCAAAAACCAGCGGGTCGTCGCCCGACAAACGGCGTAAATACGACGAGGCGTTTAAGGCCGAGGCGCTGCGCCTAGCCAGTGAGAGCCGCAGTACGCAAGCGGCGGCGCGGCAGTTGGGCATCAGCTCCAAGCTGCTTTACCGCTGGCAGCAGGCCCAACTCGTGGCCGAGGTGGGCAGCGAAGAAGTAGCCCGCGACCCGGAGGTGCGCGCCCTGCGGGCCCGTCTGAAACGGGCCGAGCAGGAGCTCGAGATGTTAAAAAAAGCCTTGGTCATCTTCGGCCAACCGACCCGGTGAGCACCTACCAGCACATCGCCCAGCGGGCCAGCCAGGTGCCGGTGCGTCAGCTCTGCCAGGTGCTGCGCGTGGCCCCGGCCGCGTATTACGCCTGGCACCGCCGTCGGCAGCAGCTGGTAGTCGAGCCGACTTGGCAAGCAGCCGTGCGCGAGGCATTTATGCATCACAGCCAACGCTACGGCACGCGTCGGCTGCGGGCCGAAGTGCAGGCGCAGGGCCATGCCGTGGGCCGCTGGCGCATTCGCCGCGTGTTAAAAGCACACGGCTTGCGCGCCCAGCAGCTCCGCTCGTTTGTGCCGCGCACCACCGATTCCGACCCGGCCGTGCGGGCCGCCCCCAATCGTTTGCTGGGCCAGCCGGCCCCCACCACCCTCAACCGGGTCTGGGTCGGCGACATCACGTATCTGCCTCGCCAAGGCGGCGGCTGGCTGTATCTGGCCGTGTGGCTCGACCGCTGCTCGTGCAAGATTGTGGGCTGGGACGTGCGCGACACCATGCCAGAAGACCTGGTGAGCGAGGCGTTGCGTCGCGCCCTGGTCGTGCGCCGCCCGCCGGCCGGGCTCGTCGTCCACTCCGACCAGGGCAGCCAGTACACGGCCACCCGCTTCAAAACCCTGGTCGCCCAACACGGCGCGCTGCAAAGCATGCGCCGGCGCGGCAACTGCTACGACAACGCGCAC
The genomic region above belongs to Hymenobacter sp. BRD128 and contains:
- a CDS encoding tetratricopeptide repeat protein; translation: MDDLRLTLQTLTPDDRRDLAQFMQWQRRRATGRQDVRLLELLLHPKEYDSEVLINKLYPDGPNPVAYYALRKRLFKQLTDFLLLRQRQHDATAATPVRGHLTLAQYLFDAGVPRLAWTMLRKAEKLALDAEQYEPLNAVYNVQIQHAHSPHAEPLDAIIERRHRNKKAADEEERAGIADALLRQRLRQARLHGRGAVPVDELVRNVLKEYDLQEAFARSPSLLTRLLSIARHAMLVRGDYVNFAPFIERCYRLMERRHGFAPAHRGYQLRLLYMLAHALYRARRFPESVAYLEQGLAVLAAAPGRQFAEVGPRFAFLLAANYAFLNRNRDSIKLLEEALKAKPALLPDDQLTARLQLTFHYFAEGNFAKASQTLISLDRTDHWLEQHMGLEWLLNHNIGELLIQLELGNPDMALTRLRAIARRLHEQFPAAEATADAPAVPPGGPYHAVVRYLELVHEIIDDPAVATTPAFAQRVATMPAFLSQEKEDLQIISFFAWLRARVLGRPYYEVLLQVAH
- a CDS encoding transposase → MAAKTSGSSPDKRRKYDEAFKAEALRLASESRSTQAAARQLGISSKLLYRWQQAQLVAEVGSEEVARDPEVRALRARLKRAEQELEMLKKALVIFGQPTR
- a CDS encoding IS3 family transposase, giving the protein MSTYQHIAQRASQVPVRQLCQVLRVAPAAYYAWHRRRQQLVVEPTWQAAVREAFMHHSQRYGTRRLRAEVQAQGHAVGRWRIRRVLKAHGLRAQQLRSFVPRTTDSDPAVRAAPNRLLGQPAPTTLNRVWVGDITYLPRQGGGWLYLAVWLDRCSCKIVGWDVRDTMPEDLVSEALRRALVVRRPPAGLVVHSDQGSQYTATRFKTLVAQHGALQSMRRRGNCYDNAHTESFWSRFKAELLNGSSFPGLAEAQLEISHHIAYYNAERRHSALGYQAPNHFEKHLQITSQLCPA